In Hemicordylus capensis ecotype Gifberg chromosome 3, rHemCap1.1.pri, whole genome shotgun sequence, one DNA window encodes the following:
- the SNCG gene encoding gamma-synuclein isoform X1: MRKQDEQDLLTQEGRKREREGGGRGRVSGGERKREKEGRARDRPKPVSGLRGMSYQGCSSKKGPSQPILLFGATKDIGRGRQARDGLLLRLLWGGAGVGLRRIYRTQSSLKSQLLLLQTKMPQWKPQKSVQRVKMKEINPPRVF; the protein is encoded by the exons atgaggaaacaagatgaacaagatctgttaactcaggaaggcagaaaaagagagagagaaggaggagggaggggaagagtgagtggaggagagagaaagagagagaaagaaggaagggcgagggacaggcccaagcctgtcagcggcctgaggggaatgagctaccaaggctgcagcagcaagaaagggcccagtcaaccaatactactgtttggggctaccaaggacattggcagaggcaggcaggcaagggacgggctgctgctgcggctcctgtggggaggagcaggagtgggactcag GAGGATTTACAGAACCCAGAGCAGCCTGAAgagccagctgctgcttctgcagacGAAGATGCCCCAGTGGAAGCCACAGAAATCAGTGCAGAG
- the SNCG gene encoding gamma-synuclein isoform X2, whose product MDVFKKGFSIAKEGVVAAAEKTKQGVTEAAEKTKEGVMYVGAKTKEGVVQSVTSVAEKTKEQANLVGESVVASVNTVAKQTVEGAETIVTTTGVVNKEDLQNPEQPEEPAAASADEDAPVEATEISAEGENEGN is encoded by the exons ATGGATGTCTTTAAGAAGGGGTTTTCCATCGCAAAAGAaggtgtggtggctgctgctgaaaaGACCAAGCAGGGAGTGACTGAAGCTGCAGAGAAGACCAAGGAAGGGGTGATGTATGTAG GAGCCAAAACCAAAGAGGGTGTAGTGCAGAGTGTCACTTCAG TTGCTGAAAAGACTAAAGAACAGGCCAACCTTGTGGGTGAATCTGTGGTGGCCAGCGTGAACACGGTGGCAAAGCAGACTgtagaaggagcagagaccaTTGTAACCACCACTGGGGTTGTAAATAAG GAGGATTTACAGAACCCAGAGCAGCCTGAAgagccagctgctgcttctgcagacGAAGATGCCCCAGTGGAAGCCACAGAAATCAGTGCAGAG